The window CGCCCCGGCATCGCCGGCCCGCGGCCCTTGTGCGGTCGCGATCACGCTCGCCATCTGTTCGGGGTTTGCAGCATACAGCCGGTTGCTGGCGTGCAGCAGCGCCATGTCGAGCAACGAGCAAAACACCTCGTCATCTGCCAGCTGGCGTGCTGCGATGCACAGATCGGTCAGGGCTTCCAGTCGCAGATCTACCATTTCTGGGGTATTGGGGCACCGCAGCGCCAGCCGGCTGACGAGTTCCACCGACTGCTTGAGCTCGTCCACGGCTTTGGTCATCTTGTCGGGTGAGACCACCGCGAACAACCGCGGATCGATGACCGGCCTGCCTTTTTCATCGCATCTTGGAGGTTTGCCATGTGAGGAAGTCACCGCATTTCTCCCTGTTTGTTGCTGGACTTTAAACAGGCTAAACCGATTCGGCGTCTGTTGGCCACGTGTCTAAAATAGTGCTGACTAACGGGCGTCACGGGGCAGCGTGACTCAGAACAATTGATCCGACGCCGCCTGGACGGCCTATGCCACAACGACGGCGGGTGGCTGTACCCGCGTACCGACACCGATCCGGTTCATGGCGTTCATCAGCGCGATGACGATGGTCAGGTCGGGCCACTTCCTTGTCCACTGAACAGTCGCGTGCTGCCGAAGGCGCCAGAGCGCGCTTGGACGGTTCTGCACTGAGCGGCATGCCAGGCGAGTATCTCGCGGATAGCAAAAAGCCCGGCATCGCTGCCGGGCTTTTCGTTTTGTCGTAGGGGTGACGGACTTCTTTTAGAAGTCCATGCCGCCCATGCCGCCGCCGCCCGGGGGCATGCCGCCGCCGCCGGCGTTCTTCTTCGGCAGTTCGGCAATCATGGCTTCGGTGGTGATCAGCAGGCCCGCAACCGAGGCTGCGTTCTGGATCGCCGCACGCACCACCTTGGTCGGGTCGATGATGCCCTTGGTGACCAGGTTGACGTATTCGCCGCTCTGGGAGTCGAAGCCGTACGCATACTGCTCCTTCTCGAGGATCTTGCCGACGATCACCGAGCCGTCTTCGCCAGCGTTGATGGCGATCTGGCGGGCCGGAGCGGAGAGTGCCTTGCGGACGATCTCGACGCCGGTCTTCTGGTCGTCGTTCTGGGTCTTGATGCGCTTGAGCTGCTCAGAGGCGCGCAGCAGGGCGACGCCGCCGCCCGGCAGGATGCCTTCCTCGACAGCCGCACGGGTCGCATGCATCGCGTCATCAACGCGATCCTTGCGCTCCTTGACTTCGACTTCGGTCGCGCCGCCGACGCGGATCACCGCGACGCCGCCTGCGAGCTTGGCCAGACGCTCCTGCAGCTTCTCACGGTCGTAGTCCGAGGTGGTTTCCTCGATCTGCGCCTTGATCTGCGACACGCGCGCCTCGATGTCGGCCTTCTTGCCGGCGCCGTTGACGATGGTGGTGTTTTCCTTGTCGATCATCACCTTCTTGGCTTTGCCGAGCATCTGCACGGTGACGTTCTCGAGCTTGATGCCGAGATCTTCCGAGATGGCGGTGCCGCCGGTCAGGATCGCGATGTCCTGCAGCATGGCCTTGCGGCGATCGCCGAAGCCCGGAGCCTTGACGGCAGCGACCTTCAGGCCGCCACGCAGGCGGTTGACGACGAGGGTGGCGAGGGCTTCGCCTTCGACGTCTTCAGCAACGATCACCAGCGGCTTGCCGGTCTGCACCACGGCTTCGAGCAGCGGCAGCAGTTCGTTCAGCGAGGAGAGCTTCTTCTCGTTGATCAGGATGTAGGCATCGTCGAACTCGACGCGCATCTTGTCGGCGTTGGTTACGAAGTAGGGGGAGATGTAGCCGCGGTCGAACTGCATGCCTTCGACGACATCGAGTTCGGTTTCCAGCGACTTGGCTTCCTCGACGGTGATGACACCCTCGTTGCCGACCTTCTTCATGGCGTCGGCGAGGAACTTGCCGATTTCCGCGTCGCCGTTGGCCGAAATGGTGCCGACCTGGGCGATTTCCTCGTTCGAGGTGACCTTCTTGGAGTTCTTGACGAGATCGGCAACGACGGCCTCGACCGCGAGGTCGATGCCGCGCTTCAGATCCATCGGGTTCATGCCGGCGGCGACCGACTTGGCGCCTTCCTTGACGATGGCTGCGGCCAGAACGGTCGCGGTGGTGGTGCCGTCACCGGCCGCGTCGGCCGACTTCGAGGCCACTTCGCGCACCATCTGGGCGCCCATGTTCTCGAACTTGTCGTCGAGCTCGATCTCCTTGGCGACGGTGACGCCGTCCTTGGTGATGCGGGGAGCGCCGAACGACTTGTCGAGCACGACGTTGCGGCCCTTCGGACCGAGCGTCACCCTGACGGCGTTGGCGAGAATCTCGACGCCGCGCAGCATCTTGTCGCGGGCATCGACGCCAAATTTCACTTCTTTAGCTGACATTGTTTGTTTCCCTGGATTTCGTTGACAGACGAGAGGTGGCGCTTACGCGGCCTTCTTGCCGGTGGCGGGCTGGCCTTCCAGCACGCCGAGGATGTCGCTTTCCTTCATGATCAGCACTTCGTTGCCGTCGATCTTGACCTCGGTGCCGGACCACTTGCCGAACAGCACGATATCGCCGACCTTGAGGTCGATCGGGATCAGCTTGCCGGCTTCATCGCGGCCACCCGGGCCCACGGCGACGATCTCGCCCTGAGACGGCTTTTCCTTCGCACTGTCGGGGATGATGATGCCGCCGGAGGTCTTGGTCTCGGCGTCGATGCGCTTGACCACGACACGATCGTGAAGCGGACGGAATTTCATCGCGTTTTCTCCTAAGCCTCTGAGAGGATTTAGTTTTGATGGGGTATTAGCAGTCGCGGTCAATGAGTGCTACCGCGGCTGGTCCGGACATAGTCGGGTCTGTGAGGATGATCAAGGGGATATCGGAAAAATCTGGCACTCGTAAGACACGACTGCCAGTCAACCGGCGGGGTCGTTAACGATCCGGTACCGCGCCCGCCCTGTTAGCAGTTTGCCGTTCCTGCTGCTAATGCATTGAATATCAACACTTTATTCATTTTTTGGGCTTGAGATGCGTTAATGTACTGCGTCAAATTTTCATGTGAGCGCGTCTCGCGCTTGCGGCATGGAGGGTTGGCATGGTTTCGAAACACGCGTCGAACGAATTGGCCGCGAAGGGCCCTGCGTCCGGTGACTTCAAGAAGCAGCTCGCCGGCTACGGGCTAACCACGGCCGAGATCCTGTACCGCCGTCCCGACCGCCGCTGGCTGCTGCAGAGCTACGTCTGGCAGAACTACGACATGTTCCCGAACTTTCCCGCCCTCAGGGACTTTCTGGCGTTCTGGCAGGCGAAGCTGGAGGGACCGCTGTTCTCGGTCACGGTGGCGCATTCGCGGCTGATCAAGCCGGCCGAGATCAGGATGGTCGACGGCATGTTCCGCCTGCACTGAGGGCAGAGCTCCCTCGCGCGAGGCCCGCGTTGTCGCTGCTGGCCGCAGGGACTAATCTCCCGTCATAAAAAACGGGAGAAGCGCCATGGCGAAAGCAAACAAGGCCGCGGGCAAAAAGCCGACAACCAGGAAGGCCGCGAAAAAACCAGTGGTTCGGCGCAAGTCGGCGGCGCGGTCGGCCGCGACCAAACGTTCGCCGCGTGCGGACAAATCCGCATCGCATAAGCCGGTGTCGCGCAAGGCCGCACCGCGCAGACCTGCCGCCAAGGCTGGCACACGCAAGGCCGGCCCACGAAAACCGCAAAGTGCGGTCCGCCCGCCGCAGCGCTTCGTCGTCAGCCATCATCGCGACGAAGATTTCGCCACGGGTTTGCGCGCCTATGCGCAGTACCGCGATCTCGGCATTGCGGCTGCAACTCAGGGCCTCGCGCAGGCGCATGTGATCCGGCTGATCGGTCCCTGCAATCCGGAAGAGGTCTCCAAGCTGCACTATCACGACGTCGAGTTCCAGATGGTCTATGTGCTGAAGGGCTGGGTGAAGGCGCAGTTCGACGGCGAGGGCGTGGTCGAGATGCGCGAGGGCAGCTGCTGGATCCAGCCGCCGCAGATCCGGCACATGATCCTCGACTACGCCGACAACAGTGAACTGCTGGAGATTATCCTGCCGGCGGAGTTCGAGACGGTTGAACTGGCCTAGAGCGTTTTCGAGCGAAGTGGATACCGGTTCGCGTGAAGAAAACGCGTCAAAACAAAAAGCTAGAGCCTCTGTTGTGATTCAACCAGAACGGAAAAGGCTCTAGTGGAGCAGATGAATTCATCGAGCCTGCGGTGGCAGACGCCGCCGGCTCTCATCGCGTGGCCGCAAGCACCGCGTCCTGCGCTGTGCGGGCCGCCAGCGCATAATACACGCCGCCGCCGAGCAGCGCGCCGATCAGCCAGCCCCAGTCGCCGACATTGAAAATCAGCCCGTAGGCGCCGCACAGCGCGAGCCCGATCGAGACTACGCCCGAGATCGCCAGCGCCAGCAGCGCGCGCAGATGCCAGCCGCTCTGGAAATAGAGGCTGCGCTCCGGCGCTATGCTGTAGAGATCCTCCAGCGCCACCGTCTGCCGCTTCACCAGGTAATAGTCGGCGATGATGATGCCGAACATCGGGCCAAGCACCGCGCCGAAGAGGCTGACGAAGATGGTGATCGCCTGCGGGCTGGAGACGAACAGCCACGGGCATACCACCACTGACAGGATCGAGGTGATCAGCCCGCCGAGCCGGAAGCTGATTTTGTCCGGCTTCAGGTTCGCGATGTCGTAGGCCGGCGACACGAAATTGGCGACGATGTTGATGCCCATGGTGGCGACGATGAAGGTGATGGAGCCCAGCGCGACCACCCAGGGATTGCCGATCCGCTCCACAATGTGCACCGGGTCCATGATGGCTTCGCCGAACACTTTGAGCGTGCCGGCGGTGACGATCACAGTGATGATCGCGAACACCAGGAAGTTCAGCGGCAGGCCGAGAAGGTTGCCGAGCTTCATGGAACGCTCGTCCTTGGCGAAGCGGGCGAAGTCGCCGAAGTTCAGCAATAGCGCCGCGAAGTAGGCGACGATCAGCATGGCGGCGTTGGCCATGTGCAGCAGGCTCGATCCTTCCGCCGGCTTGCCCAGTTGCAGCGACAGGCTGGAGAGCCCGCTCTGCGACAGGATCCAGATCGCCAGCGCGAACATCACGACATAAACGGCGGGCCCGCAGAAATCGATGAACTTGCGGATCGTCTCCATGCCGTTGAGGAAGATCACGAGCTGGAAGAACCACATGAACAGGAAACTGAACCAGCCGAGGGTGGAGAGGCCGACAATGCTGTTGTGGGTCAGCGCTTCGGCGCCAGGCGCAAACGTCAGCACCAGCACCTGCACGGCCTTGGAGGCGAAGTAGGTCTGCACGCCATACCAGACGATACCGACCACGCCACGGATGATGGCGGCGAGATTGGCGCCCATCACGCCGAACGACATCCGCGCCACCACCGGATAGGGAATGCCGTATTTCAGCGAGGGGCGGCCGATCAGGTTGATCAGGAAGTAGACGGCGGTAATGCCGACCACCATCGACAGCAGCACTTCCCATCCGGTCAGTCCGAGGAAAAACAGACTGGCCGCGAAGGTGTAGCCGCCGACCGAATGCACGTCCGACATCCACATCGAGAAGATGTCGAAGGTGCCCCAGGTGCGCCCGGCCGGCGCGGTGGGGGCGAGGTCGGTGTTGGTGAGTTCAGGAGCGGCACCGGGAATGTCGAGCACTTGCGGCGCGCCGTGATTGTGTCCGGTCATTGGTTCGCTCCCTGGCACCTTTGTCGGCAGGATGGTCGAGGACGATGACGAAGCCAGTCGTTTTTGTAGCACATCCTATGCCACTCAACCTGAGGTCACTCTACGTCAGCAGACCGACGATCGCTCCCATCACACAGGTGGCCAGGGTGCCGGAGAGGATGGACTTGAGGCCCAACGCGTGGATCTCGTCGCGCCGCTCCGGCGCCATGATGTTGAGCCCGCCGATCATGATGCCGAGGCTGCCGACATTGGCGAAGCCGCACATGGCATAGAGCATGATCAGCCGGGAACGTGGATCGAGCGCGTCGGGCGGCAGCTTCGCGAACTCCACATAGGCGATCAACTCGTTGAGCACGGTCTTGATCCCCATCAGCCGACCTGCGGTCAACGCCTGGTCCCAGGGCAGCCCCAGCAGCCAGCACACCGGCGCCATCACCAGGCCGAGCATGCGCTGCAGCGAGATCGGCGCGCCGCCGACCGCGGGCAGCAGCCCGAGGATGGCATTGGCGAGATAGACCAGCGCCACCAGCACCAGCAGCATGGCGATGATGTTGAGCAGCAGTTCAAGGCCCGATGCCGTGCCCTTGACGATGGCGTCCATGGTGCTGGTCGCCACCGCATCCGGATCATCGAGCTTGCCGCCGGTGCGGCGATGCTCGGTCTCCGGCACCATGATCAGGCTGATCAGAATGGCGGCGGGCGCGCCCAGCACCGAGGCGATCACAAAATGCGCGCCGGAATCCGGGATCAGCGGTGCGAGCAGGGTGGCATAGAGCACCAGCACCGTGCCGGCGATGCCGGCCATGCCGCCGGTCATCACCAGGAACAGTTCGCTGCGGGTGAGCTGGTTCAGATAGGGGCGGATGAACAGCGGCGCTTCGACCATGCCGAGAAAGATGTTGGCCGCCGTCGACAGCCCGACCGCGCCGCCGATGCCGAGCGTGCGTTCCAGCAGCCACGCCAGACCGCGCACGATCGGCGGCAGCACCCGCCAGTAGAACAGCAGCGTGGTCAGCACGCTCATCACCAGCACCACCGGCAGCGCCTGGAAGGCGAGAATGAAGTCGGCCCCGGGAGTCTTGACGTCGAACGGCGCCGGCCCGCCGCCGACATAACCGAACACGAACGACGTGCCGGCCCGCGCCGCTGCCGCAATGGTGCCGACGGCGTCATTGATGGCGGCGAAGACCGAGGCGATGTGCGGCAGCTTGAGCAGGGCGGCTGCGGTGAGCAACGTGACCACGAGCCCGATCGCGGCCTGTTTCCAGTTCACCGCGCGGCGGTTCTCCCCGAGCGCCCAGGCGATCGCCAGCAGCGCGGCGATTCCGAACGCAGATTGCAGCTGCAGCATCGAGTCCTCAGCCCCTCATCTTCGGCTCATGGATGAGAGCAGGAGATGTGAGCGATGGGAAGCCTAACCTTCAGGCCGCGCGGCGCGCGAAACGGGACCAACGAAGTGCCGGTAAGCAAAGGACAGAAAGCCAATGCCGATCGGCAGGACGAGAAGAGTGTAAAATGTGGACAGTGTGTCGATGACGACGGCTGATCCTGCCGTGAAGCTATTCGGGTTATAGGCTTCCACCAGAGCCAGCAAGATCGGCAGCACACAGAGTGGCAGGAATGCGCATGCGACCGTGCCCCAGAACAGGCGCCAGGTGTTTCCGCGTGTATCTGCCCACGCCTGCTTGAACGACAACGTCAGGTTTGTCACGGCGCGGGCCGGCAGCACCAGGCTCAGTCGCAATGCAATCCCATAGGTTACCATCCAGAGCAGGAATGGGACCAGCGACACGATCAGCGAGGCGCCGTCGCCTGCCCTGTGCGACGATGTCAGCAGGAAAACCGCCGCAATGGCGATGATGCTGGGAAGAATTGCGATCAGCGTGATCAGCACGCCGGCCCCCAGGTAGCGCCACAGGCTGTTGCTGATCAGGTTGCTGCCGCTGGCCCTTGGAGATTCGCCCAGGATCAGGCGGCGATGCCAGGCGACCGCGATACTGATGGCGGCAAGCGCGACAATCAGAGTCAGGATCAGCGAGACGGCCGTTGTTCCAGGGCTCGACTCCAGATGTGTTCCCGGGGTCAGTCGGTTCGTGACGCCGGCTATCCCGGAGACTTCCATCCAACTGCCGACGATGCTGAGCGGCACGATGATGGCAAGCCACAGCCAGGAGATCCGCAGCACGTCGCTGAAGTTCTCCACATAGCTGGAATACTCCATATAGCTGGAATAGGCGTGGGTGATTGTGTCCCGCAGCGGCAGTTTCGCCGTACCCATGTGTGCCCCCCATTGTCACCGCATGCCCATCACTGGTGGCATGACGATGTTTTCACACCAACGAAGTGTGAAGGGGAACTGGAGTCGAGTCAAACGGGACTGGTGCGTGGCCGGATCGCCGATGGTGTCGCGCGACATCGCTCATCCCGGCATGAAAATGGTCCCTGCATCGGCGGGGACCATGTCCACGTCTTCGCGTCGATGTCAGCCGCGGCCGACGAACGGCATCTTGGTCGCCATCACGGTCATGAACAGCACGTTGGCGTCGAGCGGCAGGCTGGCCATGTAGACCACCGCGTTGGCGACGGCGTCCACGTTCATGCGCGGCTCGGGGATCTTGCGGCCGTCGGGCTGCAGCACGCCGTCGACCATGCGGGTGGTCATGTCGGTGGCCGCATTGCCGATGTCGACTTGGCCGCAGGCGATGTCGTAGGCGCGGCCGTCGAGCGAGGTCGACTTGGTCAGGCCGGTGATGGCGTGCTTGGTCGAGGTGTAGGCGGCCGAGAACGGCCGCGGCGCGTGCGCCGAGATCGAGCCGTTGTTGATGATGCGGCCGCCGCGCGGGGTCTGGTCCTTCATGATGCGGAAGGCGTGCTGGGTGCACAGGAATGGCGCGGTGAGGTTGGTGTCGACCACGGCCTTCCACTGTTCCACGCTGACGTCCTCGAACGCCACCGGCGGCGCGCCGATGCCGGCATTGTTGAAGATCAAATCGAGCCGGCCGAAGGTGTTCGTCACCTTGGCGAACAGCGCGGCGATTGAGCCGGGATCCTTCATATCGGACGGCACGGGCAGGCTCTTGCCGCCCGCGGCCTCGCCGAGCTTGGCGGTTTCCTCGAGCATGTCGGCGCGGCGGCCGGTCAGCACCACGGTGTAGCCCGCCTTCATCAAGGCGAGCGACGTCGCCCGTCCGACGCCCGAGCCCGCGCCCGTGACCAATGCGATTTTCTGCTGGGACATTTCCTTATCCTGTTTTTGTTGTGGTGGGAGGAGTGGTGGAAGGCGTGTTGACGTAAGGCGGGCGCGGAATGTTCTGGTGCGCCGCGCGCAGCGCCGCCGACCAGCGCGCGCGCAGGTCGTGGAAATAAGGTTCGCCGGCCTCGATGCGGTAGTTCAGCTCCGCTTCGCAGACGTCCGGCCGCACCACCAGCACGTCGATCGGCATGCCGACCCCGAGGTTGGAGCGCATGGTCGAATCCATCGAGACCAGGCTGACCTTCAGCGCGTCATAGAGGTCGACGTCATAGGCGATGGCGCGGTCGAGCACCGGCTTGCCGTATTTGTGCTCGCCGATCTGCAGATAGGGCGTGTCGGTGGTGCATTCGATGAAATTGCCGGCGCTGTAGACCATGAACAGCCGCATCCGCGAGCCCTTGATCTGGCCGCCGAACAGAAAGGAGACGTCGAACGAGATATCCTCGGCGCGCAGCGCCGTGCCTTCCAGCGCATGCACCTGGCGAATGGCGTGGCCGATCCGCTGCGCCGCCTTGAACATGGTCGGCGCATTCATCAGGGTTTCGATCTCGCCGGTCTCCGGATTCTCAAGACCCTCGCTCAGCATCGAGAGCACCGACTGGCTGATGGCGAGATTGCCGGCCGATGCGATCGCCATGATGCGCTCACCGGGGCTGCTGTAGATGTGCAGCTTGCGGAAGGTCGAGATATTGTCGAGGCCGGCATTGGTGCGGGTGTCGGCGATCATCACCAGTCCGTCGCGCACCAGAATTCCGCAGCAATAGGTCATCGCCCAATCCCCGATTTGAGGTGGGAGTTTTACGCGCTGACCAGCCGCGCGGCAACCTTCTGAATCATCCCACTATTCAGGCCGCTCACACTTCAGGATTGTCAGGCAGGATTGTCAGGATTGGCTCTGCCGTCCGGCCTGGTTCACATTGACGGCCACCGCCAGGCTCTCGGTGCCGCCGCCGTAGCGGGTGCCGCGGACCGGGGCCGCACCGAGATAGTCGAGGCCGATGGCGACGCGGACATGGGAGTCTGTCGTGGACAGCGCGTTGGCGGGATCGAAGCCGACCCAGCCCAGTTTGGGTACGAAGGCTTCCGCCCAGGCGTGGCCGGCGTCCTGCTGCACCACGCCGTCGGAGCGCAGGAAATGCCCGGAGACGAAACGCGCCGGCACGCCACCGAGACGCGCGCAGGCGATGAAGATGTGGGCGTAGTCCTGGCAGACGCCGCGGCGCAGCGCAAAGGCGTCGGCGGCGGTGGTGCCGGCGTTGGTCGGATCGGTGTCGAACGTCATGTGATCGTTGATCTGCACCAGGAGCGCGTGCAGGAAACC is drawn from Bradyrhizobium prioriisuperbiae and contains these coding sequences:
- the groL gene encoding chaperonin GroEL (60 kDa chaperone family; promotes refolding of misfolded polypeptides especially under stressful conditions; forms two stacked rings of heptamers to form a barrel-shaped 14mer; ends can be capped by GroES; misfolded proteins enter the barrel where they are refolded when GroES binds), with translation MSAKEVKFGVDARDKMLRGVEILANAVRVTLGPKGRNVVLDKSFGAPRITKDGVTVAKEIELDDKFENMGAQMVREVASKSADAAGDGTTTATVLAAAIVKEGAKSVAAGMNPMDLKRGIDLAVEAVVADLVKNSKKVTSNEEIAQVGTISANGDAEIGKFLADAMKKVGNEGVITVEEAKSLETELDVVEGMQFDRGYISPYFVTNADKMRVEFDDAYILINEKKLSSLNELLPLLEAVVQTGKPLVIVAEDVEGEALATLVVNRLRGGLKVAAVKAPGFGDRRKAMLQDIAILTGGTAISEDLGIKLENVTVQMLGKAKKVMIDKENTTIVNGAGKKADIEARVSQIKAQIEETTSDYDREKLQERLAKLAGGVAVIRVGGATEVEVKERKDRVDDAMHATRAAVEEGILPGGGVALLRASEQLKRIKTQNDDQKTGVEIVRKALSAPARQIAINAGEDGSVIVGKILEKEQYAYGFDSQSGEYVNLVTKGIIDPTKVVRAAIQNAASVAGLLITTEAMIAELPKKNAGGGGMPPGGGGMGGMDF
- a CDS encoding co-chaperone GroES — its product is MKFRPLHDRVVVKRIDAETKTSGGIIIPDSAKEKPSQGEIVAVGPGGRDEAGKLIPIDLKVGDIVLFGKWSGTEVKIDGNEVLIMKESDILGVLEGQPATGKKAA
- a CDS encoding usg protein, translating into MVSKHASNELAAKGPASGDFKKQLAGYGLTTAEILYRRPDRRWLLQSYVWQNYDMFPNFPALRDFLAFWQAKLEGPLFSVTVAHSRLIKPAEIRMVDGMFRLH
- a CDS encoding cupin domain-containing protein, encoding MAKANKAAGKKPTTRKAAKKPVVRRKSAARSAATKRSPRADKSASHKPVSRKAAPRRPAAKAGTRKAGPRKPQSAVRPPQRFVVSHHRDEDFATGLRAYAQYRDLGIAAATQGLAQAHVIRLIGPCNPEEVSKLHYHDVEFQMVYVLKGWVKAQFDGEGVVEMREGSCWIQPPQIRHMILDYADNSELLEIILPAEFETVELA
- a CDS encoding NCS1 family nucleobase:cation symporter-1 translates to MTGHNHGAPQVLDIPGAAPELTNTDLAPTAPAGRTWGTFDIFSMWMSDVHSVGGYTFAASLFFLGLTGWEVLLSMVVGITAVYFLINLIGRPSLKYGIPYPVVARMSFGVMGANLAAIIRGVVGIVWYGVQTYFASKAVQVLVLTFAPGAEALTHNSIVGLSTLGWFSFLFMWFFQLVIFLNGMETIRKFIDFCGPAVYVVMFALAIWILSQSGLSSLSLQLGKPAEGSSLLHMANAAMLIVAYFAALLLNFGDFARFAKDERSMKLGNLLGLPLNFLVFAIITVIVTAGTLKVFGEAIMDPVHIVERIGNPWVVALGSITFIVATMGINIVANFVSPAYDIANLKPDKISFRLGGLITSILSVVVCPWLFVSSPQAITIFVSLFGAVLGPMFGIIIADYYLVKRQTVALEDLYSIAPERSLYFQSGWHLRALLALAISGVVSIGLALCGAYGLIFNVGDWGWLIGALLGGGVYYALAARTAQDAVLAATR
- a CDS encoding NupC/NupG family nucleoside CNT transporter, encoding MLQLQSAFGIAALLAIAWALGENRRAVNWKQAAIGLVVTLLTAAALLKLPHIASVFAAINDAVGTIAAAARAGTSFVFGYVGGGPAPFDVKTPGADFILAFQALPVVLVMSVLTTLLFYWRVLPPIVRGLAWLLERTLGIGGAVGLSTAANIFLGMVEAPLFIRPYLNQLTRSELFLVMTGGMAGIAGTVLVLYATLLAPLIPDSGAHFVIASVLGAPAAILISLIMVPETEHRRTGGKLDDPDAVATSTMDAIVKGTASGLELLLNIIAMLLVLVALVYLANAILGLLPAVGGAPISLQRMLGLVMAPVCWLLGLPWDQALTAGRLMGIKTVLNELIAYVEFAKLPPDALDPRSRLIMLYAMCGFANVGSLGIMIGGLNIMAPERRDEIHALGLKSILSGTLATCVMGAIVGLLT
- a CDS encoding SDR family oxidoreductase; this translates as MSQQKIALVTGAGSGVGRATSLALMKAGYTVVLTGRRADMLEETAKLGEAAGGKSLPVPSDMKDPGSIAALFAKVTNTFGRLDLIFNNAGIGAPPVAFEDVSVEQWKAVVDTNLTAPFLCTQHAFRIMKDQTPRGGRIINNGSISAHAPRPFSAAYTSTKHAITGLTKSTSLDGRAYDIACGQVDIGNAATDMTTRMVDGVLQPDGRKIPEPRMNVDAVANAVVYMASLPLDANVLFMTVMATKMPFVGRG
- a CDS encoding proteasome-type protease — protein: MTYCCGILVRDGLVMIADTRTNAGLDNISTFRKLHIYSSPGERIMAIASAGNLAISQSVLSMLSEGLENPETGEIETLMNAPTMFKAAQRIGHAIRQVHALEGTALRAEDISFDVSFLFGGQIKGSRMRLFMVYSAGNFIECTTDTPYLQIGEHKYGKPVLDRAIAYDVDLYDALKVSLVSMDSTMRSNLGVGMPIDVLVVRPDVCEAELNYRIEAGEPYFHDLRARWSAALRAAHQNIPRPPYVNTPSTTPPTTTKTG
- a CDS encoding transglutaminase family protein, with product MRLRIAHSTTYRYEPPATGVIQIIRMTPRSYDGQYVADWQVFVSTDSRMQMHHDSYGNITHVLTHGAIAELTINVEGLVETHDTSGVLKGTDERFPPDFFLRSTALTEPNADMQAFARELQPDTDDDTVGFLHALLVQINDHMTFDTDPTNAGTTAADAFALRRGVCQDYAHIFIACARLGGVPARFVSGHFLRSDGVVQQDAGHAWAEAFVPKLGWVGFDPANALSTTDSHVRVAIGLDYLGAAPVRGTRYGGGTESLAVAVNVNQAGRQSQS